The proteins below are encoded in one region of Aequorivita iocasae:
- a CDS encoding thioredoxin domain-containing protein, producing MRLVFAILALQILLGCNSSTNKPLKKYSYTNELINESSPYLLQHAHNPVNWKAWNETTLQQAKEERKLMIVSIGYAACHWCHVMENESFEDSTVAAAMNNNFISVKVDREERPDVDQTYINAVQLMTGSAGWPLNVVTLPDGRPVWGGTYFRKNDWINALEHIQELYRKEPEKLIAYANRLEQGIKSMDLIHLNQNAVDFKNFPTQKIVANWSQQFDEENGGFNGAPKFMIPNNLEFLLRQAVTEDDKKLLDYVTLTLDKMAYGGLYDQIGGGFSRYSTDEKWHVPHFEKMLYDNAQLVSLYSNAFAATKTPLYAEIVKETLAFIKTELTNNEGGFYSSLDADSKDEKGNLKEGAFYIFTSEELQELLKDDFKIFKEYYNVNSYGKWENNHYVLIRKKSDPEIETEFGLTSDAFQQKKKSWKEIILDYRNKRPKPRLDDKTLTSWNALMLKGYIDAYKAFGNQEYFDAALKNAEFISQKQLEDNGALFHNYKDGKSSINGFLEDYAFTIEAFIALYQITLDEKWLDFSKKMADYTIANFFDMKKNMFYFTSKEDPAIVSRNFEYRDNVIPASNSVMAKNLFKLSKYFEVSNFEEIAHQMLKNVSGEITQYPSGFSNWLDLLLNFKNDFYEVVIVGENTSAIIKELNTHYLPNTIIAGSTAENEGPLFKNRFVPGETLIYVCKNNTCNLPVKNTQIAIKSLNKKE from the coding sequence ATGCGACTTGTATTTGCGATTTTGGCTTTACAAATTCTGCTAGGTTGCAATTCTTCAACAAACAAACCCTTGAAAAAATACAGTTACACCAACGAATTAATAAACGAATCCAGTCCCTATTTGCTACAGCATGCACACAATCCGGTAAATTGGAAAGCTTGGAATGAAACAACCCTACAACAAGCCAAAGAAGAAAGGAAATTGATGATTGTAAGTATTGGTTATGCGGCCTGCCACTGGTGCCATGTGATGGAAAACGAAAGTTTTGAGGACAGTACGGTAGCTGCTGCAATGAACAATAATTTCATTTCGGTAAAAGTAGATCGTGAAGAACGGCCTGATGTAGACCAAACCTACATTAATGCAGTGCAGTTAATGACGGGCAGTGCCGGTTGGCCCTTAAACGTAGTGACGCTACCAGATGGAAGACCCGTTTGGGGCGGAACCTATTTCAGAAAAAATGACTGGATAAACGCTTTGGAACATATTCAAGAGCTTTACAGAAAAGAGCCCGAAAAACTAATTGCCTATGCGAACCGATTGGAACAGGGAATTAAAAGCATGGACCTCATCCATCTAAATCAAAATGCAGTTGATTTTAAAAATTTTCCCACACAAAAAATAGTCGCCAATTGGTCACAACAGTTTGATGAAGAAAATGGCGGTTTTAATGGAGCGCCAAAATTCATGATACCCAACAATCTTGAGTTTCTGTTAAGGCAGGCTGTTACTGAAGATGACAAAAAACTACTGGATTATGTAACACTTACACTAGATAAAATGGCCTACGGCGGCCTGTACGATCAAATAGGCGGCGGCTTTTCCAGATACAGCACAGATGAAAAATGGCATGTGCCCCATTTTGAAAAAATGCTCTACGACAATGCCCAATTAGTAAGCCTTTATAGCAATGCTTTTGCAGCAACCAAGACCCCATTATATGCTGAAATAGTTAAAGAAACATTAGCATTTATCAAAACAGAATTAACCAACAACGAAGGCGGATTTTATTCCTCTCTCGATGCAGACAGCAAAGACGAAAAAGGCAATCTGAAAGAAGGGGCTTTTTATATTTTCACTTCGGAAGAATTGCAGGAATTACTAAAAGATGACTTCAAAATTTTTAAAGAATATTACAATGTAAACAGTTACGGAAAGTGGGAAAATAACCATTATGTACTTATCAGAAAAAAGAGCGATCCCGAAATTGAAACGGAATTCGGGCTTACTTCCGACGCATTTCAGCAGAAAAAGAAAAGTTGGAAAGAAATAATTCTCGATTACCGTAACAAAAGGCCAAAACCACGTTTGGACGATAAAACCCTAACTTCTTGGAACGCTTTGATGCTGAAGGGCTATATAGATGCCTACAAAGCTTTTGGAAATCAGGAGTATTTTGACGCTGCCCTGAAAAATGCTGAATTTATTTCTCAAAAGCAACTTGAGGATAATGGTGCATTATTTCACAACTATAAAGACGGAAAAAGCAGCATTAACGGTTTTTTAGAAGATTATGCTTTTACAATTGAAGCCTTTATAGCCTTGTACCAAATAACCCTGGATGAAAAATGGCTCGATTTTTCAAAAAAAATGGCCGATTATACCATCGCCAATTTCTTTGATATGAAAAAGAATATGTTTTATTTCACCTCAAAAGAAGACCCCGCCATTGTTTCGCGAAATTTTGAATATCGCGACAACGTGATTCCAGCATCAAATTCCGTAATGGCAAAAAATCTTTTCAAACTTTCAAAATATTTTGAAGTTTCAAATTTTGAAGAAATAGCGCATCAAATGCTCAAAAATGTTTCAGGGGAAATCACGCAGTATCCCAGCGGGTTTTCAAACTGGCTGGACTTGCTGCTGAATTTTAAAAACGATTTTTATGAAGTAGTGATTGTAGGTGAAAATACTTCAGCAATTATAAAGGAACTAAATACCCATTATCTGCCAAACACAATTATAGCGGGCAGCACAGCGGAAAATGAAGGGCCGCTGTTTAAAAATAGATTTGTTCCCGGCGAAACACTTATTTATGTTTGCAAAAACAACACTTGCAATCTGCCCGTTAAGAATACACAAATTGCAATTAAATCATTAAACAAAAAAGAATAA
- a CDS encoding dodecin family protein yields the protein MAVLKVIEVLANSNQSWEDAARNAVKEASKSVKNIRSAYINEQTCVVNGDNITQFRVNVKITFEVN from the coding sequence ATGGCAGTACTAAAAGTAATTGAAGTTCTCGCAAATTCCAACCAAAGTTGGGAGGATGCGGCAAGAAATGCAGTAAAGGAAGCTTCCAAAAGTGTGAAAAACATACGTTCGGCATATATAAACGAACAAACCTGCGTGGTTAATGGGGATAATATAACCCAGTTTCGCGTAAATGTAAAAATCACTTTTGAGGTGAATTAG
- the tsaB gene encoding tRNA (adenosine(37)-N6)-threonylcarbamoyltransferase complex dimerization subunit type 1 TsaB — MAVILCLETATTNCSVAVAVDGEVKAIREENNQKFSHAEKLHVFIEEVLGKANIDKKKLEAVAVSKGPGSYTGLRIGVSAAKGLCFALDVPLISTPTLEVLAQQVKTSNSHIIPLLDARRMEVYSAVYNSDKKQVRETKAEILKEDSFADFLEKGKTIFIGDGAVKFEAICKHTNAVFQNDLFPSSADMARLAEAKHKISDFENVAYFEPFYLKEFMLG; from the coding sequence ATGGCAGTTATTTTATGTCTTGAAACTGCAACTACCAATTGCTCCGTAGCAGTCGCGGTTGATGGTGAGGTAAAAGCCATTCGCGAAGAGAACAATCAAAAATTCTCCCACGCCGAAAAACTTCACGTCTTTATTGAAGAAGTTTTGGGCAAAGCTAATATTGATAAAAAAAAGCTTGAAGCAGTTGCCGTAAGTAAGGGGCCGGGCTCTTACACAGGTCTTCGTATTGGCGTCTCGGCCGCAAAGGGATTGTGTTTTGCATTGGATGTTCCCCTGATTTCAACGCCCACCTTAGAGGTTTTGGCACAGCAAGTAAAAACATCTAATAGCCATATTATTCCACTGCTTGATGCCCGAAGGATGGAAGTTTATTCTGCCGTATATAATTCAGATAAAAAGCAAGTACGAGAAACCAAAGCTGAAATTTTAAAGGAAGATTCATTTGCTGACTTTTTGGAAAAAGGGAAAACCATTTTTATTGGTGACGGCGCAGTAAAATTTGAAGCAATTTGCAAACATACAAACGCAGTCTTTCAAAATGATTTGTTTCCTTCTTCAGCCGATATGGCACGATTGGCAGAGGCCAAACACAAAATAAGCGACTTTGAAAATGTCGCTTATTTTGAACCTTTTTATTTAAAGGAATTTATGTTGGGTTAA
- a CDS encoding efflux RND transporter periplasmic adaptor subunit, giving the protein MKKKTLIWVIVGVVLLIIFLLAGKKAGWFGKSGDFKEVEVAQISAIDIVETVAATGKIQPEIEVALSSEVSGEIIELPVKEGQTVEKGDLLVKINPDLIQAAVSQSQAGLQNVRAQYAQAQASEKNARLNYERNKSLFEKGVISKSEWDKSVADYDMAQANAKAAYYNVQSASANVKQSVDNLSRTTIYAPMSGTISKLSVELGERVVGTAQMAGTEIVRVANLQNMEVEVDVNENDIVKVSVGDSTIVEVDAYLKREFRGIVTEIANSAESALTADQVTNFKVKVRILPESYKDLTEGKPESFSPFRPGMTATVDIITNKKKNIIGVPISSVVIKTDTTDSKKSYISNESSSATAEKFEAVYVKEGNEAKLRVVKTGIQDDSNIEIISGLKEGETVITGPYNTVTKSLKQGDKVEISSSDKDKKDK; this is encoded by the coding sequence ATGAAGAAAAAAACACTCATTTGGGTTATTGTTGGAGTCGTATTGCTCATAATTTTTTTGCTGGCGGGTAAAAAGGCTGGTTGGTTCGGAAAATCAGGTGATTTTAAAGAAGTAGAAGTTGCCCAGATTTCTGCAATTGATATTGTTGAAACCGTAGCTGCAACCGGAAAAATACAGCCTGAGATTGAAGTGGCTCTTTCTTCAGAAGTTTCGGGAGAGATTATAGAGCTCCCTGTTAAAGAAGGCCAAACTGTTGAAAAAGGCGATTTATTAGTAAAAATAAACCCAGATCTTATACAGGCTGCCGTGAGTCAATCGCAAGCGGGACTTCAAAACGTTCGTGCACAATATGCACAAGCCCAGGCAAGTGAAAAAAATGCCCGGTTGAATTATGAAAGAAATAAGTCGCTTTTTGAAAAAGGGGTTATCTCAAAATCTGAATGGGACAAATCTGTTGCAGATTACGATATGGCCCAAGCCAATGCAAAGGCTGCTTACTACAACGTTCAAAGTGCTTCGGCAAATGTGAAACAGTCTGTAGATAACCTTTCTAGAACTACTATTTATGCGCCTATGAGCGGAACCATTTCAAAACTTTCTGTTGAATTGGGCGAGAGGGTAGTGGGAACCGCACAAATGGCAGGAACTGAAATTGTGCGCGTTGCAAACCTTCAAAATATGGAGGTAGAAGTAGATGTAAATGAAAATGACATCGTAAAAGTTTCCGTAGGCGATTCTACAATTGTTGAGGTAGATGCTTATTTAAAGCGTGAATTTAGAGGAATTGTGACTGAAATTGCAAACAGTGCCGAGAGCGCCCTTACTGCAGATCAGGTTACTAATTTTAAGGTAAAAGTTCGTATTCTTCCTGAATCATACAAAGATCTTACCGAAGGAAAACCTGAAAGCTTTTCTCCTTTCCGTCCGGGAATGACCGCAACCGTTGATATAATTACGAATAAAAAGAAAAATATAATTGGAGTGCCTATTAGTTCGGTAGTTATAAAAACAGATACTACTGACTCTAAAAAATCCTACATATCCAACGAATCTTCCAGCGCGACAGCTGAAAAATTTGAGGCTGTATATGTTAAAGAAGGGAATGAGGCAAAACTACGCGTTGTAAAGACGGGAATTCAAGACGATTCAAATATTGAAATTATCTCAGGTTTAAAAGAAGGTGAAACTGTAATCACTGGGCCTTACAACACAGTTACAAAATCATTAAAACAGGGAGATAAAGTAGAAATTTCTTCATCTGATAAGGATAAAAAGGATAAATAA
- a CDS encoding TolC family protein, which translates to MKKIAIPFFFLILSISIQAQTKQWTLQECVNHALENNISVKQSELDLELTEADKLEAVGNFLPSLNANASASKNTGLSLNPTNNQLENTTFGSASAAINVGLTLFDGLRNVRQLQRSKLSELAAQYRLDKMKDDIALAVANSYLQVLLNKANLEVAKSQNIVTLEQLDRTNNLVDAGVLPRGDLLEIKATDAAEKQRIAVAENTVKVSLISLAQLLLIKDYSNFDIADEEYEIIDGGIADKDVSEIIESAKQTRSEVKIAQKNVDLAKKDLQISRGAYYPTLSAFFGYNTRYADNDPLNREFIEQLYLNDGIGYGLQLNVPIFNGFTARSNVKRNKINLKNTEYQLEQAQLDLESNVYQAYVDANGALKAYEAATVALESQELAYQYAKDRYDVGLTNAFDFSQSKLRYDNAKIEENRTKFEYIFKLKVLELYFGVPASELKF; encoded by the coding sequence ATGAAGAAGATAGCAATCCCTTTCTTTTTTTTGATACTCAGTATTTCAATTCAAGCCCAGACCAAACAATGGACGTTGCAGGAATGCGTAAACCATGCTTTGGAAAATAATATTTCTGTCAAACAAAGCGAGCTAGATTTAGAGCTTACGGAAGCCGATAAACTTGAGGCAGTTGGTAATTTTTTACCATCTCTAAACGCAAATGCAAGTGCCTCAAAAAATACCGGACTAAGTTTAAATCCCACTAACAATCAATTGGAGAATACTACATTTGGTTCCGCTTCGGCCGCTATAAATGTTGGGCTTACACTATTTGATGGATTGAGAAATGTGCGCCAATTGCAGCGTTCCAAGCTCTCTGAACTTGCAGCACAATACCGTTTGGACAAAATGAAAGACGATATTGCCCTAGCGGTTGCAAATTCCTATTTACAGGTTTTGTTGAACAAGGCAAATTTGGAAGTGGCAAAGTCTCAAAATATTGTAACCTTGGAACAATTGGATAGAACCAATAATCTTGTGGATGCTGGCGTACTTCCTCGTGGAGATCTTTTGGAGATAAAGGCTACAGATGCCGCTGAAAAGCAACGTATTGCTGTTGCCGAAAATACCGTAAAGGTTTCATTAATAAGTCTTGCGCAGTTACTTCTTATTAAGGACTATTCAAATTTTGATATAGCCGATGAAGAGTATGAAATTATTGATGGCGGAATTGCAGATAAGGACGTTTCAGAAATTATTGAAAGTGCAAAACAAACACGTTCAGAAGTAAAAATTGCACAAAAAAATGTGGATTTGGCTAAAAAGGACCTACAGATTTCCCGCGGGGCTTATTATCCAACGCTTTCAGCGTTTTTTGGATATAATACCCGTTATGCTGACAACGATCCCCTAAATCGTGAATTTATAGAGCAACTTTACCTTAATGATGGTATTGGCTATGGGCTTCAACTGAATGTGCCTATTTTTAATGGTTTTACCGCACGCAGTAATGTAAAACGAAATAAAATCAATTTAAAAAACACTGAGTATCAATTGGAGCAAGCCCAACTCGATTTGGAGTCCAATGTCTATCAGGCCTATGTAGATGCAAATGGTGCATTAAAAGCTTACGAAGCGGCAACTGTTGCATTGGAGTCACAGGAGTTGGCGTATCAATATGCCAAAGACAGATATGATGTGGGCCTAACCAACGCATTTGATTTTAGTCAATCAAAATTGCGCTACGATAATGCAAAAATTGAAGAAAACAGAACTAAATTTGAATATATATTTAAATTAAAGGTTTTGGAACTTTATTTTGGAGTTCCGGCCAGCGAATTAAAATTTTAA
- a CDS encoding mechanosensitive ion channel family protein, which translates to MDKFQDLDIYIEEYGQKLIDFLPSVIGAILMLVLGLWLIKIINGFIKKFFDKKDYDPTLENFIASLLNWGLKIVLFVLVITQLGVESASLVAIIGAAGLAVGLALQGSLANFAGGVLILLIKPFRVGDFISAQGVDGTVKEISIFNTKLTTFGNQLAIIPNGKLSNDNIINYTEEGIRRENLTFGIGYDDNIKQAKDILLNLVSEQETVLKLEDKMPMVAVAELGDSSVNLTVRYWSKNEDFWNLRWVILEEGKARLEAAGITIPFPQRDVHHFNLETLKK; encoded by the coding sequence ATGGACAAATTTCAAGACTTGGATATTTACATAGAAGAGTATGGACAAAAATTAATCGATTTTTTACCAAGTGTAATTGGGGCCATTTTAATGTTGGTTCTTGGTCTTTGGCTAATAAAAATCATTAATGGATTCATTAAAAAGTTTTTTGACAAAAAGGATTATGACCCCACCCTCGAAAATTTTATTGCGAGTCTATTAAATTGGGGGCTTAAAATTGTCCTTTTTGTCTTGGTAATCACTCAGCTTGGCGTCGAGTCGGCTTCATTGGTTGCTATTATTGGTGCGGCGGGCCTTGCCGTAGGTCTAGCACTTCAGGGCTCGCTTGCAAATTTTGCGGGCGGCGTTCTTATTTTATTAATAAAACCATTTAGGGTGGGCGATTTCATTAGCGCCCAAGGCGTAGATGGAACCGTAAAGGAAATCTCTATTTTCAATACAAAATTGACCACCTTTGGGAACCAACTCGCTATTATCCCCAACGGAAAGTTGAGCAACGACAACATAATAAATTATACCGAGGAAGGAATAAGACGTGAAAATCTAACGTTTGGCATAGGTTATGATGATAATATAAAACAAGCCAAGGACATTCTTTTAAATTTAGTTTCGGAGCAGGAAACTGTTTTAAAACTTGAAGACAAAATGCCTATGGTGGCAGTTGCTGAACTTGGCGATAGCTCTGTAAACCTTACCGTTCGTTATTGGTCTAAAAATGAAGATTTCTGGAACCTTCGGTGGGTAATTTTAGAGGAAGGGAAAGCACGACTTGAAGCTGCAGGAATTACAATACCTTTTCCACAGCGCGATGTACACCATTTTAATTTGGAAACTTTAAAGAAATAA
- a CDS encoding NifU family protein yields the protein MSQFNIEISKTSNPNIVKFTANSFLTRASSYEFKNIDEAKPSPLAQQLFYLPFVKTVYISQNFIAIEKYNIVAWEDVQQEVADSIMEYLNAGKPAILEQNATKKVPVSIYAESTPNPSVMKFVANKPLATGSFEFKNIDDAVHSPLAKALFSFPFVKEIFISANYVSVMKYNVAEWQEISMELREFIRKFIEDGKPVLNDEILNATNVTEHGISEKKSSQKTEKEYSALEKEIISILEEYIKPAVASDGGHILFDSFQEDTKTVKVILQGACSGCPSSTITLKNGIETMLKEMLHGQVNQVVAING from the coding sequence ATGTCCCAATTTAACATAGAAATCTCAAAAACTTCCAACCCAAATATTGTTAAATTCACAGCAAATTCCTTTTTAACCCGCGCTTCTAGTTACGAATTTAAAAATATTGACGAGGCAAAACCAAGTCCGCTTGCCCAACAACTCTTTTATCTTCCCTTTGTAAAAACCGTTTATATTTCACAGAATTTTATCGCCATTGAAAAATACAACATTGTAGCCTGGGAAGATGTGCAGCAAGAAGTGGCCGACTCCATTATGGAATATCTAAATGCGGGCAAGCCCGCAATTTTGGAGCAAAATGCCACAAAGAAAGTCCCCGTGAGCATATACGCTGAAAGCACCCCTAATCCATCTGTGATGAAATTTGTGGCAAATAAGCCTTTGGCAACCGGCAGTTTTGAGTTTAAAAATATCGATGATGCCGTTCATTCGCCATTAGCAAAAGCACTGTTCAGTTTTCCTTTTGTAAAAGAAATTTTTATCAGTGCAAATTATGTTTCGGTAATGAAATATAATGTAGCGGAATGGCAAGAAATTTCTATGGAATTACGCGAGTTCATCAGAAAATTCATTGAGGACGGCAAACCTGTTCTTAATGATGAAATTCTCAATGCCACAAATGTTACGGAACATGGTATTTCAGAAAAAAAATCTTCCCAAAAAACAGAAAAAGAATATTCTGCGCTGGAAAAGGAAATAATTTCCATCCTTGAAGAATATATAAAGCCAGCAGTGGCAAGCGATGGCGGGCATATTTTATTCGATTCATTCCAGGAAGACACAAAAACAGTGAAAGTAATACTTCAGGGAGCTTGCAGTGGATGCCCATCTTCAACTATTACTTTAAAAAACGGGATTGAAACCATGCTGAAAGAAATGCTCCACGGCCAAGTAAACCAAGTAGTCGCCATTAATGGATAG